The following coding sequences are from one Primulina eburnea isolate SZY01 chromosome 15, ASM2296580v1, whole genome shotgun sequence window:
- the LOC140815621 gene encoding uncharacterized protein, with translation MDLGEYKVEPVSTPLFGFTGHAIQLIGMINMSLTLGDAGTRKTRIISFIIVNAPSTYNAILGRPAMTAFSAVASALHQKIKFSVGTEVGEVREDQKIARKCYVEEVRVEQKAMKKTDHPCRPSLQEQDHLNLIGDTALTSPEEECEEIIISPPAGAVKIAKTMKEPLKSQVIACLRRNKDIFAWSVADLMGVRREVAEHNLNVSREFRPVIQKKRHFVPDKDAIIEEHVGDLLKPDTFGKCTSRPGCQTSFWSQNPPANGVWVPPNSIAKEDQDKVSFVTTKGTYCYVVMPFGLKNAGATYQRLMDRVFRGQIGKNIELYVDDILIKTKVLIKTKVADQFIADLEQTFQTLRDYKLKLNPSKCELGVRTEKFLVYMVTRRGIEANPQKIEALTTMGSPRNLQEVQRLTGRIAVLARFIARSADRIFPFFKVLRRAKNFEWNEQSEEAFQELKAYLKELLVLHKPIRGEEMLVYLLIKWITELSEYDIGYEPRKAIKAQALADFVAETVQLEQEERWRIFIDGSSGQTGSRFGIVFISPWGEETGISVRLDFKASNNEAEYEALLLGLKAARNMGISRAIIYSDSQLAIQQSNGKFEVKGDKMVKYAQVMNKAKEEFSELILELISRADNEKADRLAKLASAMSWETEPNPIGRELVSQLEQLDDILADVKEGDWRYDIHQHLKHGKLLGEERKAREIKRRAL, from the exons ATGGACTTGGGAGAGTATAAAGTCGAGCCAGTATCAACACCGTTGTTTGGATTCACTGGACACGCCATCCAACTTATCGGCATGATAAACATGTCACTCACACTAGGGGACGCTGGTACGAGAAAAACAAGGATCATTAGTTTTATAATTGTAAACGCCCCCTCGACGTATAATGCGATACTGGGACGACCAGCCATGACCGCTTTCTCGGCAGTCGCCTCAGCTCTGcatcaaaagatcaaattttCAGTGGGCACGGAGGTCGGAGAAGTAAGAGAGGATCAAAAAATAGCGCGGAAATGCTATGTGGAAGAAGTGCGGGTTGAGCAGAAAGCCATGAAAAAAACCGACCACCCGTGCCGACCAAGCCTTCAAGAGCAGGATCATCTAAACCTAATAGGAGACACCGCCCTAACATCCCCGGAGGAAGAGTGTGAAGAGATTATCATCTCCCCTCCAGCAGGGGCGGTCAAAATAGCGAAAACAATGAAAGAACCCTTGAAGAGTCAGGTCATAGCATGCCTCCGGAGGAACAAGGACATATTTGCTTGGTCCGTGGCCGACCTCATGGGGGTTAGAAGAGAGGTAGCCGAGCATAATCTTAATGTTTCGAGGGAATTCCGACCCGTCATTCAAAAGAAACGCCACTTTGTACCTGACAAAGATGCCATTATCGAAGAACATGTGGGAGACTTATTAAAGCCGGACACATTCGGGAAGTGCACTTCCCGACCTGGTTGTCAAACGTCGTTTTGGTCCCAAAATCCTCCGGCAAATGGCGTAT GGGTACCACCAAATTCCATTGCAAAAGAAGACCAAGACAAAGTAAGTTTTGTGACAACCAAGGGAACTTATTGTTATGTCGTCATGCCGTTCGGCCTTAAAAATGCCGGAGCAACCTATCAAAGGCTAATGGATCGGGTATTCAGAGGACAAATAGGGAAAAATATAGAATTATACGTGGATGACATCCTCATTAAAACTAAGGTCCTCATTAAAACTAAGGTGGCCGACCAATTCATAGCCGATCTGGAACAAACTTTTCAAACGCTTCGTGACTACAAGCTCAAGCTCAACCCCAGCAAGTGCGAACTGGGAGTCCGGACGGAAAAATTCTTGGTATACATGGTCACAAGGAGGGGGATTGAAGCCAATCCTCAAAAGATTGAAGCCCTAACCACCATGGGCTCCCCTCGGAATCTACAAGAGGTCCAAAGATTAACTGGAAGGATAGCCGTCCTAGCTAGGTTCATTGCTAGGTCGGCTGACCGAATATTTCCGTTCTTTAAAGTACTCCGGAGAGCAAAAAACTTTGAGTGGAACGAACAGAGCGAAGAAGCCTTCCAGGAGCTGAAAGCATATTTGAAAGAGTTACTTGTCCTCCACAAACCAATCCGAGGGGAGGAGATGCTAGTCTACTT GTTGATCAAATGGATTACCGAGCTCAGTGAGTATGACATCGGATATGAACCTCGAAAGGCAATAAAAGCGCAGGCCCTAGCCGATTTCGTGGCCGAAACAGTACAACTAGAACAAGAGGAACGATGGAGAATTTTCATAGATGGGTCTTCCGGTCAGACAGGAAGTAGGTTCGGAATTGTATTTATTTCTCCATGGGGAGAGGAAACAGGAATTTCGGTCAGGTTAGATTTCAAAGCGTCCAACAATGAAGCCGAATATGAGGCTCTCCTCCTGGGGCTCAAAGCAGCCCGCAATATGGGAATTTCCCGAGCCATCATATACTCGGACTCTCAATTGGCGATCCAACAAAGTAATGGGAAATTTGAAGTGAAGGGCGATAAAATGGTCAAATATGCCCAAGTGATGAATAAAGCCAAAGAAGAATTCTCTGAGCTCATCTTAGAGCTTATTTCTAGAGCGGATAATGAGAAAGCCGATCGACTGGCCAAACTGGCCAGTGCTATGAGTTGGGAGACCGAGCCCAACCCGATAGGACGGGAGCTTGTTTCTCAACTCGAACAGTTGGATGACATATTAGCCGACGTAAAGGAAGGGGACTGGAGatatgatattcatcaacacttGAAGCATGGAAAGCTGCTCGGGGAAGAGAGAAAGGCAAGAGAAATCAAGAGGAGGGCTCTTTGA
- the LOC140815622 gene encoding uncharacterized protein: MVYGAEAVLPAEIGQESALVTGYVLDNEGFRAMELDFVEEKRERAKVRMNAYRKRMIRAYNKKVYPQVFKEGDLVMRKIHHHGERGKLDPKYEGPFKVIGKAGVAANYLEDAKGNNGKRPWNAQHLKKY, translated from the coding sequence ATGGTATATGGAGCAGAGGCAGTACTGCCCGCCGAGATCGGACAAGAAAGCGCTCTGGTCACAGGGTATGTCTTGGATAATGAAGGTTTTCGAGCTATGGAGTTGGATTTCGTGGAAGAAAAGAGGGAGAGAGCTAAGGTAAGGATGAACGCCTACCGTAAACGGATGATCCGAGCTTACAACAAAAAAGTTTACCCCCAGGTCTTCAAAGAAGGAGACTTGGTGATGAGGAAGATCCATCACCATGGAGAGAGAGGAAAACTTGATCCAAAATATGAAGGCCCCTTCAAAGTAATAGGGAAGGCCGGGGTCGCAGCCAATTATCTGGAGGATGCAAAAGGAAATAATGGTAAAAGGCCGTGGAATGCCCAGCATTTGAAGAAATATTAA
- the LOC140814013 gene encoding LOW QUALITY PROTEIN: conserved oligomeric Golgi complex subunit 2-like (The sequence of the model RefSeq protein was modified relative to this genomic sequence to represent the inferred CDS: substituted 1 base at 1 genomic stop codon), producing MATDLLHSPLPKSATDLFGDPIEDSHPLWLNPSKFSDQEFDPESYISDLRTFVPFDTLRSELRSYLGALNHELVELINRDYSDFVSLSTKLVDVDAAVVRMRAPLLEIKEKILSFRGSVEGSLMALQSRLKQRARANEAREVLELLLDTFHVVSKVEKLIKELPSVPADWSSGTLNSGEKGQLSNGISFQQVENGMNLRETQSILLQRIASEMNRLKFYIAHAQNMPFIENMEKRIHNASLLLDTSLGHCFVDGLENRDANAVYNCLRAYAAIDNTNSPEEIFRSTVVAPFIQIVIPHGSNRAVGVSSTDELEKDYERIKQFIRDDCMFLLDISFTENSGLHVFSFLANSILKEVLSAIQTGKPGAFSPGRRTQFLQNYKSSLDFLAYLEGYCPTRSVAVKLRAEAVYVEFMKQWNTGVYFSLRFQEIAGALDSELMNTSLVPSLNSTSNQQNSQKLLLKQSISLMDCLRSCXANDVLVLSCSDKFLRLFLQLLSRYSSWLSAGLNAHRARNTSTNTGSEWAISAAPDDFLYITHDLKSLVEEVCVDYLRHVLELLKLCPAEVLDLVKQSILHGGNSLRVLQPQVINLIVETLVEKSVEDLRQLKGITATYRMTNKPLPVRHSPYVSGVLRPLKAFLDGERAATYLTSELREELLHGAANEITRRYYELAAELINMARKTESTLQKIRLGAQRRAGASSDVSDHNVSDTDKICMQLFLDIQEYGRNLNSLGIDASTIPAFCSLWQCTAPPDKQNTISF from the exons ATGGCGACAGATCTGCTGCACTCCCCATTGCCAAAATCCGCCACGGATTTGTTCGGTGATCCAATTGAGGATTCGCATCCGTTATGGCTGAATCCATCCAAATTCTCCGACCAAGAATTCGATCCGGAATCCTATATCTCGGATCTTCGCACATTTGTTCCATTCGATACACTTCGATCGGAGCTGAGATCGTATTTGGGTGCCCTAAATCACGAGCTCGTCGAGCTCATCAATCGAGACTACTCGGATTTTGTGAGTCTCAGCACTAAGCTCGTCGACGTGGACGCTGCTGTGGTGAGGATGCGGGCTCCACTGCTAGAGATCAAGGAGAAGATTTTGTCTTTCCGGGGATCGGTTGAGGGCTCGTTGATGGCGCTGCAGAGCCGGCTCAAGCAGCGTGCACGAGCCAACGAGGCGAGGGAAGTGTTGGAGTTGTTGCTGGACACGTTTCATGTTGTTTCTAAG GTTGAAAAATTGATAAAGGAGCTCCCAAGTGTTCCAGCTGATTGGTCCAGTGGAACTTTGAATTCTGGCGAGAAGGGTCAATTAAGCAATGGTATATCCTTTCAACAAGTAGAAAATGGAATGAACCTCAGGGAGACACAAAGCATACTTCTGCAGAGAATTGCTAGTGAAATGAATCGTCTGAAGTTTTATATTGCTCATGCACAG AATATGCCGTTCATTGAGAATATGGAGAAGAGGATTCACAATGCTAGCTTGTTACTGGATACAAGCTTGGGACACTGTTTTGTAGATGGACTCGAGaacagggatgcaaatgcagtATACAATTGTTTACGTGCATATGCTGCTATTGATAATACAAATAGCCCTGAAGAAATTTTTCGCTCTACAGTTGTTGCTCCATTCATACAGATAGTTATCCCTCATGGATCAAATCGTGCAGTTGGCGTGTCATCTACAGATGAGCTTGAGAAAGACTATGAAAGGATCAAACAGTTCATTAGAGATGAttgcatgtttttattggatataTCATTTACAG AAAATTCAGGTCTACATGTATTTAGCTTTCTGGCGAATTCCATCCTCAAAGAGGTTTTATCAGCCATCCAAACAGGAAAACCAGGGGCTTTCTCTCCAGGAAGGCGTACACAGTTTCTCCAAAATTATAAGTCAAGCCTAGATTTTTTGGCTTATCTAGAAG GTTACTGTCCCACTAGGTCTGTAGCTGTTAAACTTCGGGCAGAGGCAGTCTATGTAGAGTTCATGAAGCAGTGGAATACCGGGGTTTATTTCTCATTGAG GTTTCAGGAAATAGCTGGTGCTTTGGATTCTGAACTTATGAATACTTCACTTGTGCCCTCTCTGAACTCTACCTCAAACCAGCaaaattctcaaaaattatTATTGAAGCAGAGTATTTCTCTTATGGATTGCTTGAGGTCGTGCTAGGCGAATGATGTTCTTGTTCTTTCTTGCTCAGACAAATTTCTACGTTTATTTTTGCAACTTCTTTCAAG ATACTCAAGCTGGTTGTCAGCTGGATTAAATGCTCACAGAGCCAGGAATACTAGCACTAACACTGGATCTGAATGGGCTATTTCTGCAGCCCCGGATGATTTCCTCTAT ATAACTCATGATTTAAAATCCTTGGTGGAGGAAGTTTGTGTTGACTATCTAAGGCATGTTCTTGAACTTCTGAAGTTGTGTCCTGCTGAAGTACTTGACCTTGTGAAGCAGAGTATTTTACACGGTGGAAACTCCCTCAGAGTTCTTCAGCCTCAAGTAATAAATTTGATAGTAGAAACTCTAGTTGAGAAGTCTGTGGAG GACTTGCgacaattgaagggaataactgCCACATATAGGATGACAAACAAGCCTCTACCTGTTAGGCATTCACCTTATGTATCTGGTGTATTGCGCCCTCTAAAG GCTTTTCTGGACGGAGAGCGAGCGGCTACATATCTAACCAGTGAGCTTCGTGAGGAACTCTTACATGGAGCTGCAAATGAGATCACTCGTCGATATTATGAATTAGCTGCTGAGCTCATCAATATG GCCCGAAAAACAGAGTCCACGCTTCAAAAAATACGTTTAGGTGCACAAAGACGAGCTGGGGCAAGTTCAGATGTCTCAGATCATAATGTGTCTGATACAGACAAGATATGCATGCAGTTATTTCTTGATATTCAG GAGTATGGACGGAACCTCAATTCACTGGGTATTGATGCTAGTACTATTCCAGCTTTTTGTTCCTTGTGGCAGTGTACAGCTCCTCCAGACAAGCAAAACACAATTAGCTTCTAG